The following coding sequences are from one Lujinxingia vulgaris window:
- the brxD gene encoding BREX system ATP-binding protein BrxD, which produces MSLSNADIQHIFQQLRGGTVPLRGLDAFAVGIDRQRNEIQRLLDLAERGEGLVKFLRGGYGCGKTFMSRLAIQEAQRRGFATSFVVVSDNEFHFYKFSEIYQKILAELSTPTCPRAALGDILDRWIGHLEEKLISLGADEDAEDFDERVKAYITEEIARLTQGQAPDDFVRVVQAFFEAKQDGEFAEAGSLLSWLSGSTNVAHSAKSRAKVKGEVGDKAALDYLRGVLALTKEAGYKGLVIVVDEAETILRMRKDVRGKSLNGIRQIVDAAQSYPGLIWIFTGTPEFFDTRRGVAGLEALYDRIQFREDAGFASARQPQLELKPFDHARLREVALRLRELYQRGSGVQVDQRITDTFIDHLVDKVTEGFAGDVGVVPRQFLRAFVDHLDRVDEFEDYNPAEVAGLEMEGLSEEEIEAREGKGRIEDGGDELIAAEDVW; this is translated from the coding sequence ATGAGCTTAAGCAACGCCGATATTCAGCATATTTTTCAACAGCTTCGGGGCGGCACGGTGCCCCTTCGCGGCCTCGACGCCTTTGCGGTAGGCATCGACCGCCAACGCAACGAGATCCAGCGCTTGCTCGACCTGGCGGAGCGCGGCGAGGGCCTGGTGAAGTTTCTGCGCGGCGGGTATGGGTGCGGCAAGACCTTTATGAGCCGGCTCGCCATCCAGGAGGCCCAGCGCCGCGGCTTCGCTACGAGTTTTGTGGTCGTGAGCGACAACGAGTTTCATTTCTACAAGTTCAGCGAGATCTACCAAAAAATCCTCGCGGAGCTCTCCACGCCCACCTGCCCCCGGGCCGCTCTGGGCGACATCCTCGACCGCTGGATCGGCCACCTCGAAGAGAAACTCATCAGCCTGGGCGCCGACGAAGACGCCGAGGACTTCGACGAGCGCGTCAAAGCCTACATCACCGAAGAAATCGCAAGGCTGACCCAGGGTCAGGCCCCCGACGACTTTGTGCGCGTGGTGCAAGCCTTCTTCGAGGCCAAGCAGGATGGCGAATTTGCCGAGGCCGGCTCGCTCCTCTCCTGGCTCTCCGGCAGCACCAACGTCGCCCACAGCGCCAAATCTCGGGCGAAGGTCAAGGGCGAGGTCGGCGATAAGGCGGCGCTGGACTACCTGCGCGGCGTGCTCGCCCTGACCAAAGAGGCCGGCTACAAGGGCCTGGTCATCGTCGTCGACGAGGCCGAGACGATTTTGCGCATGCGCAAAGACGTGCGCGGCAAATCCCTCAACGGCATCCGCCAGATCGTTGACGCGGCGCAGTCCTACCCGGGCCTGATCTGGATCTTCACCGGTACGCCTGAGTTCTTCGACACCCGCCGCGGCGTCGCGGGTCTCGAAGCGCTCTACGACCGTATCCAGTTCCGCGAAGACGCCGGCTTCGCCAGCGCCCGCCAGCCCCAGCTCGAACTCAAACCCTTCGACCACGCTCGCCTCCGCGAAGTCGCCCTGCGCCTGCGCGAGCTCTACCAACGCGGCAGCGGCGTGCAGGTCGACCAACGCATCACCGACACCTTCATCGACCACCTCGTCGACAAGGTCACCGAAGGCTTTGCGGGCGACGTGGGCGTGGTTCCGCGCCAGTTTCTGCGCGCCTTTGTGGACCACCTGGATCGGGTCGATGAGTTTGAGGATTACAATCCGGCGGAGGTGGCGGGGTTGGAGATGGAGGGATTGAGTGAGGAGGAGATTGAGGCGCGGGAGGGGAAAGGGCGTATTGAAGATGGGGGGGACGAGTTGATTGCAGCGGAGGATGTGTGGTGA
- the pglZ gene encoding BREX-6 system phosphatase PglZ, protein MVEIGQDNWGQTSATLSHELTHELRRSGLLVWLDPHAHFTSFVDELAGAWAEGEFPFPVMAYRGSFLELMLALDGHLEGAENRALLIHMPGFNTDTIKTTPVFEHYEAGKCYQKNLTTLVREAAAGKVTPEAIEAFVAQGEFTLEKADAWLKSETSGGGADLGQFALSELWKRLRSGDAALPEPAEVEEHLRARQGIEVGWMNETGLSVMYRGDGEGSAAERYALLADWMTSWALAVEYVRDLKRPLIMGMLRPATELQGSLVEECREFASFLRKNEQSYYARIANEFEGLIGEEAHHAKPEDLGRIDTFRFEERIILEGALAALGETRWEDALTWARQRLEGGSFWIEQEPARRASWELVQAAGELGVLLKRHDDPLAGAMSVDEASARYADKVWEVDRAHRRMEQERSAKLHPSIPEFARVRGALDGVRELYQAWVGQGARRFNGICETYGFLPTESRQQRWFFEQDVAPLTRQPDSEVVALFLVDALRYEMAVDLMEHLTPLTSTKVRLDHRLAELPTITAVGMNALAPVQQSGGRLSPVISKQGRFQGFKTAHTPVRTPETRRKMMQHVVGGRTCPLFTLDEVLTHTNLTRAVAGAALVVVHSQGIDEAGEQGFGQMTFEQTLGQIRGAMQLLRQAKVKRFVVTADHGFLLLDGTTRRIPHGKTTDPNGARWRLYDHKETSDDIVSVPLKSLQYNDVEGFLLMPRDASIFDRGGSTPDFVHGGNSLQERMVPVLRVTHARDPGGSTATYHIEATKDESRADNVPGISVHVRPEQGTLDFGGPAEVALALEVSGAADAVLELHSVEEPGRLESGAVVVPVGQEVRVYFNLRLASGVKRRPDQRARITLHAPGLGGQFKAQEAKGWFVVPGVGVDMQPTEPGLASESTPIDDEATITGLEALPEGPRKIFAHLARFDAISEADATRLIGSPRALRKFVRELDAYCKVAGFKVMVEQTPAGKRFERR, encoded by the coding sequence ATGGTCGAGATAGGGCAAGATAATTGGGGGCAAACATCGGCCACTCTGTCCCACGAACTCACCCACGAGCTCCGCCGCTCCGGCCTCCTCGTCTGGCTCGACCCACACGCCCATTTCACCTCCTTCGTCGACGAACTCGCCGGCGCCTGGGCTGAAGGAGAGTTCCCCTTTCCGGTCATGGCGTACCGCGGCAGCTTCCTGGAGCTGATGCTCGCGTTGGACGGCCACCTGGAGGGGGCGGAGAACCGGGCGTTGCTGATCCACATGCCGGGGTTCAACACCGACACCATCAAGACGACGCCGGTGTTTGAGCATTATGAGGCGGGGAAGTGCTACCAGAAGAACCTCACGACGCTTGTGCGCGAGGCGGCCGCCGGCAAGGTGACGCCCGAAGCGATTGAAGCGTTTGTGGCGCAGGGGGAGTTCACGCTGGAGAAGGCCGACGCCTGGCTGAAGAGCGAAACCAGCGGGGGCGGGGCGGACCTCGGGCAATTCGCACTATCCGAGCTTTGGAAGCGGCTTCGGAGTGGTGACGCGGCGTTGCCGGAGCCTGCGGAGGTCGAGGAGCATCTGCGCGCGCGGCAGGGCATTGAAGTGGGGTGGATGAATGAGACGGGCTTAAGCGTGATGTACCGCGGCGATGGGGAGGGGAGTGCGGCGGAGCGCTATGCGTTGCTGGCGGATTGGATGACGAGCTGGGCGCTGGCGGTGGAGTACGTGCGGGATCTGAAGCGTCCGCTGATCATGGGGATGTTGCGGCCCGCGACCGAGTTGCAGGGTTCGTTGGTGGAGGAGTGTCGGGAGTTTGCGTCCTTCCTGCGTAAGAACGAGCAGAGCTATTACGCGCGCATCGCCAATGAATTTGAGGGGTTGATTGGCGAGGAGGCGCATCACGCCAAACCCGAAGATCTGGGGCGCATCGACACCTTTCGTTTTGAGGAGCGCATCATCCTGGAGGGGGCCCTGGCGGCGCTGGGCGAAACCCGTTGGGAGGATGCGCTGACCTGGGCGCGGCAGCGGCTCGAGGGCGGCTCGTTTTGGATTGAGCAGGAACCCGCCCGGCGCGCGTCCTGGGAGTTGGTGCAGGCGGCCGGGGAGCTCGGGGTGTTGCTCAAGCGCCACGACGACCCGCTGGCGGGCGCGATGAGCGTGGACGAGGCCAGCGCGCGTTATGCCGATAAGGTCTGGGAGGTGGATCGGGCGCATCGGCGGATGGAACAGGAGCGCAGCGCGAAGTTGCATCCCTCCATCCCGGAGTTTGCGCGGGTGCGCGGGGCGCTCGACGGGGTGCGCGAGCTTTACCAGGCCTGGGTGGGGCAGGGCGCGCGGCGCTTTAACGGCATCTGCGAGACCTATGGCTTTTTGCCCACCGAGTCGCGGCAGCAGCGTTGGTTTTTTGAGCAGGACGTGGCGCCGCTCACGCGCCAGCCCGATAGCGAGGTGGTGGCGCTCTTTCTGGTCGATGCGCTGCGCTACGAGATGGCCGTCGACCTGATGGAACACCTCACCCCCCTCACCAGCACCAAAGTGCGTCTGGACCACCGACTCGCCGAGCTTCCCACCATCACCGCGGTGGGCATGAACGCGCTGGCGCCGGTGCAGCAGAGCGGCGGCCGCCTTTCGCCGGTGATCTCCAAACAGGGGAGATTTCAGGGCTTTAAGACCGCCCACACGCCCGTGCGCACCCCGGAGACGCGGCGCAAGATGATGCAGCACGTGGTGGGGGGGCGCACCTGCCCCCTCTTTACGCTCGATGAGGTGCTCACCCACACCAACCTCACGCGCGCGGTGGCGGGCGCGGCGCTCGTGGTCGTGCATAGCCAGGGCATTGATGAGGCCGGCGAGCAGGGGTTTGGGCAGATGACCTTCGAGCAGACGCTGGGGCAGATTCGCGGGGCGATGCAGCTTTTGCGACAGGCCAAGGTCAAGCGTTTTGTGGTCACCGCCGACCACGGCTTCCTGCTTCTCGACGGCACCACGCGCCGCATCCCCCACGGCAAAACCACCGACCCCAACGGAGCCCGCTGGCGTCTCTACGACCATAAAGAGACGAGCGACGACATCGTGTCGGTGCCCCTGAAGTCCTTGCAGTACAACGACGTGGAGGGCTTTTTGCTGATGCCCCGCGACGCCTCGATTTTTGATCGCGGCGGCAGCACCCCCGACTTTGTGCACGGCGGAAACTCGCTGCAGGAGCGAATGGTGCCGGTGCTGCGCGTGACGCATGCGCGCGACCCGGGCGGGAGCACGGCGACTTACCATATTGAAGCCACAAAGGATGAAAGCCGCGCGGATAACGTCCCCGGCATCAGCGTGCACGTGCGCCCCGAGCAGGGCACGCTCGACTTTGGCGGACCGGCCGAGGTGGCGCTGGCGCTGGAGGTGAGCGGTGCGGCCGACGCCGTGCTGGAGCTGCATAGCGTCGAAGAGCCCGGGCGCCTGGAGTCCGGCGCGGTCGTGGTGCCTGTGGGGCAGGAGGTGCGGGTGTATTTCAACCTGCGCCTTGCCAGCGGCGTCAAGCGCCGGCCCGACCAGCGCGCGCGCATCACCCTGCACGCGCCGGGGCTGGGCGGGCAGTTCAAAGCGCAGGAGGCCAAAGGCTGGTTTGTGGTGCCCGGCGTGGGCGTCGACATGCAGCCCACCGAGCCCGGGCTCGCCAGCGAATCGACGCCCATCGACGATGAGGCGACGATCACCGGCCTGGAAGCGCTGCCCGAAGGCCCCCGCAAAATCTTCGCCCACCTCGCCAGGTTCGACGCCATCTCCGAGGCCGACGCCACGCGCCTCATCGGCTCGCCACGCGCGCTGCGAAAGTTCGTGCGCGAGCTGGATGCGTATTGCAAGGTGGCCGGTTTCAAGGTGATGGTGGAGCAGACTCCCGCCGGCAAACGATTCGAGCGCAGGTAA
- a CDS encoding GmrSD restriction endonuclease domain-containing protein, producing MSAFNPKVEYRIVSRDVSIRDFYDYAEEWVVRPPYQRKAVWSRKKQQSLLDSLFRRYYIPRIVVREVRLSSDRVINEVIDGQQRITTVQNFLSNELPLPKGLSEVDSRLGGATYEELPSDIRRFVDRLTFSSDLVSDINDPGDPNHQNIATEIFWRLQQGESLNYMEVAHSRLSSIARNFVVKYADDQRFDFEQYRPLDENPDKHPFFRIIDRSNERMQHLSLLTRFLILVDGDGDKDLKHSDVLEYIESYNRENGIGDWESMEKEKVAGDVLKTLRTFYDIFKDDPMVADGDGLKELKTEYLIVSFFLLLRHLTAYYVFNQAEKETFRDFVFEFHDRWKNSRREQDTDILVFSEHRQQSISEIKVRDRVMRQLFFEFVASRGHELKTKDERRIFNEAERIQIYRRQNGQCQQCLNEGKPSREAEVSWSEYEADHIIPHSKGGQTATWNGQVLCRVHNRRKSNRVATTEAGEA from the coding sequence ATGTCGGCGTTTAATCCAAAAGTTGAATATCGAATTGTTTCACGGGACGTTTCGATTCGTGATTTCTACGACTATGCGGAAGAGTGGGTGGTTCGCCCGCCCTATCAACGCAAAGCAGTATGGTCACGAAAGAAGCAACAGAGTCTTCTCGATAGCTTGTTTCGTCGGTATTACATTCCCCGTATCGTTGTTCGAGAGGTCCGACTTAGCTCGGATCGAGTGATCAATGAGGTGATTGACGGTCAACAACGGATTACCACCGTTCAAAACTTTCTTTCAAATGAACTGCCCTTACCGAAAGGCCTTTCAGAAGTTGACTCCCGACTTGGTGGTGCGACATACGAAGAATTGCCATCGGACATTCGCCGGTTCGTCGATCGTCTGACTTTCAGTTCGGATTTGGTTTCAGATATTAATGATCCAGGAGACCCGAACCACCAGAACATAGCGACGGAGATTTTCTGGAGGCTCCAGCAAGGTGAAAGTTTAAATTATATGGAAGTTGCACATTCGCGCTTGTCGAGTATTGCCCGAAATTTTGTTGTGAAATACGCGGACGACCAGCGGTTTGATTTTGAACAATATAGACCATTGGATGAAAATCCGGATAAGCATCCCTTTTTCCGGATTATTGATCGAAGCAACGAGCGAATGCAGCACCTTTCGCTACTAACGCGCTTCTTAATTTTAGTAGACGGTGATGGAGATAAGGACCTTAAGCATAGCGATGTGCTCGAGTATATAGAATCTTACAATCGGGAGAACGGTATTGGTGATTGGGAGTCGATGGAGAAAGAGAAGGTCGCAGGAGATGTTTTGAAAACTCTTCGAACCTTTTACGATATCTTCAAGGATGACCCAATGGTTGCTGATGGCGACGGTCTTAAAGAACTTAAGACTGAATATTTGATCGTGTCTTTCTTTCTTTTATTACGTCACTTAACCGCTTATTACGTGTTTAACCAGGCTGAAAAAGAGACCTTTCGGGACTTTGTCTTTGAGTTCCATGATCGTTGGAAGAATAGTCGGCGTGAACAGGACACGGATATATTGGTTTTTTCAGAACACCGGCAACAGTCAATCTCCGAGATTAAGGTTCGTGATCGTGTTATGCGCCAACTCTTTTTTGAGTTTGTGGCATCACGAGGCCACGAGTTGAAAACAAAAGATGAACGACGGATTTTCAACGAAGCGGAGCGCATTCAGATTTATCGCCGTCAGAATGGCCAATGTCAGCAATGCTTGAATGAAGGTAAACCTTCTCGCGAGGCTGAGGTTTCATGGTCGGAATACGAGGCCGACCACATCATTCCTCATTCAAAGGGCGGGCAGACAGCTACTTGGAACGGACAAGTGTTGTGTCGGGTACATAACCGTCGGAAGAGTAATCGTGTGGCGACGACCGAAGCTGGAGAGGCCTAA
- a CDS encoding toll/interleukin-1 receptor domain-containing protein: MDIESYPKAFMSHSHQNAELVHKVAGLLRERGVNAWLDKWELSPGDSLVDKIFTDGISKSDLIVIFLSKASVQSNWVKEELDHAAVRRIQEKVRVIPVVIDRDIEIPPSLITLFRLSLFSDDDIDEVVGRIVDVAWGRSVDKPSLGPGPQMAPVSVSGMTDFGVQMGMLLIDKTERLNSDYQYVSVKVFEDVLGFSPDEINEGYYDLDSNDLVDTTKAFGIYPYRFGHIRPKVLLWHYLKSTKAFDYDLEKDLRVVAALVENEKFINGETIRAKTDLPPLRINHAVEYLSLNSLVEVDRWMGTSPFVFGRVRATIATRRFLNENVF, from the coding sequence ATGGACATCGAATCTTATCCAAAAGCATTTATGAGTCATTCTCATCAAAATGCTGAGCTGGTTCATAAAGTAGCAGGTTTACTTCGCGAAAGGGGTGTTAATGCATGGCTTGATAAGTGGGAGCTAAGCCCTGGGGATTCTTTAGTTGATAAGATTTTTACTGATGGTATTTCTAAATCTGATTTGATTGTTATATTTTTATCTAAAGCGAGTGTTCAATCCAATTGGGTCAAGGAAGAGCTCGATCATGCTGCGGTTAGAAGAATTCAAGAAAAAGTGAGAGTCATTCCAGTGGTAATCGATAGAGATATTGAGATTCCCCCATCATTAATAACTCTGTTTCGGCTGAGTTTATTTTCAGATGACGACATCGACGAGGTTGTGGGGCGAATTGTAGACGTAGCCTGGGGTAGAAGCGTCGATAAACCTTCGCTTGGGCCTGGGCCGCAAATGGCACCGGTTTCTGTGTCCGGAATGACCGATTTTGGGGTTCAGATGGGAATGCTTTTGATTGATAAAACGGAACGCCTGAATTCTGATTATCAGTACGTTTCAGTAAAGGTTTTTGAAGATGTGTTAGGTTTTAGCCCTGATGAAATCAATGAAGGTTATTATGACTTAGATAGTAACGATTTGGTCGATACAACGAAAGCCTTTGGGATTTATCCATATAGGTTTGGGCATATTCGCCCAAAGGTATTACTGTGGCACTATTTGAAAAGTACAAAAGCGTTCGATTACGACCTTGAAAAAGATTTGCGGGTAGTCGCAGCGCTTGTCGAAAATGAAAAGTTTATAAATGGTGAGACTATTCGAGCCAAAACCGACTTGCCACCACTTCGAATTAATCACGCAGTCGAATATCTTTCATTGAATAGTTTGGTGGAAGTTGATCGTTGGATGGGCACATCGCCTTTTGTGTTCGGAAGGGTGCGTGCGACGATCGCTACGAGAAGATTCCTTAATGAAAACGTATTTTGA
- the pglX gene encoding BREX-6 system adenine-specific DNA-methyltransferase PglX, with protein MNPTAKSTLSKTIRTLRTRLTTDFANALEGRYRLTRRPQDAALSEGRLAERVFIEAYLAEKIRGEESKPAKQRRTRQDFIAESVRQAAYTLINRLVLLRLMEEAELVRPAVLKGGWQSPAYREWREFAPALLADETDGYATLLNLVFDELAHDLPGLYGSVGLTEFIPLPPQTLRAAVEALNAPALEPCWSDDTTLGWVYQYFNDPDREALDAKLNARGKVEPHEVASKTQLFTERYMVEWLLQNSLGPIWFEVCERNGWEPEVKAQGVLDALEPRRVEWRGRRERGEVELDALMPIEAGMEDRWKYYVPPAEDREGVASGAPSKSIKAPDALLSLRELKLLDPACGSGHFLVIAFDLLFALYQEEARHRGESWSDAQITAWILEDNLHGIDIDPRAVQIAAAALYLKGRLAAPTYRPERLNLVAPDLTLGNLPDDDPALVELRRAVEAETGIPGALVDTIVHSLKEAHHLGTLLKVDEEIDAALRKLESQPQGDLWQGGGPSLEETSDARQTLVDLLENFLAMHSRSEDLGLRLRGEQLANGIRFVRMNREGRYDVVVANPPYLGTSNVRNRAYIERTYPRGKADLYACFLERGLQLAKRCGFSAMVTMRGWMFIKTYEDLRKTLLTETDLYNIGDLGVGGFAEIGGHVVQATMTVIRANLPTNARSVAVKLTDEDISSSNRSSIKSAALLAQVGRYEFFAKALEGIEGQPLVYWWTDNFLNEYIKTPKFAEHAPGRQGSSTADNSRFLRRPWEQNSRITAQATPVSSQRRRGLIKEDWVPYIKGAAGKAWFEPLDHLLNWKRAGLEFKTYALSALRNEDFFFNGGVAFPRVGSSFRARKHRFYSVFDSEGASIFPENLEMVTCLLNSALAHQVMTSLNPTVHFQIGDVNRLPLFPIESADDIFARLDEAFTEHEAARETSVEFKKPGPSCWEYAQDWAQRSVDRPAGEPLPAWEPVYDEAPAENWISWAIGVALGRFDAAGEQGWLDEAPDEALESGILYVSNTDIPDSLSEPACTLLHEMWQTHGDKVGRSKDDLSSWLREKFFKDVHRQMYDNAPIYFPLSSSSKNFVAHISIHRWGANTLRALLAQHLLPEQRALETLRDNLRTTLDTADGRDRSQADRRLDDTLKLLDELGEFIDLVRQCAEFGPPPTDSKCPEREVDAPYDPVLDDGTMINASALWPLLDPQWNYPKKWWKLLATEKGYRGKHFDWSKLAARYFPTRVDAKCQEDPSLAVAHGVFWKYHPARAYEWELRLQDEIGPEFEIEEDGAGEVRERFMRECREEVERIREEEYVRRERNVVNREEEMSVDKLSLL; from the coding sequence ATGAACCCCACCGCCAAATCCACCCTCTCCAAAACCATCCGCACTCTGCGCACCCGTCTCACCACGGACTTCGCGAATGCGCTGGAAGGCCGCTACCGCCTCACCCGTCGCCCCCAGGATGCGGCGCTGAGCGAAGGACGGCTCGCCGAGCGTGTATTTATCGAGGCGTACCTGGCCGAGAAGATCCGCGGCGAGGAGTCGAAGCCGGCAAAACAGCGCCGTACTCGCCAGGACTTCATCGCCGAGAGCGTCCGCCAGGCCGCCTACACCCTCATCAACCGCCTGGTCCTCTTACGCTTGATGGAGGAGGCCGAACTCGTACGCCCGGCGGTTCTCAAAGGTGGGTGGCAATCCCCCGCCTACCGCGAGTGGCGCGAGTTCGCCCCGGCGCTACTCGCCGATGAGACCGACGGCTACGCCACCCTCCTCAACCTCGTGTTCGACGAGCTCGCCCACGACTTGCCGGGGCTTTATGGGAGTGTGGGGCTTACGGAGTTCATCCCCCTGCCGCCGCAGACCTTGCGCGCGGCGGTAGAGGCGTTGAATGCGCCGGCGTTGGAGCCCTGCTGGTCGGACGATACGACCCTGGGGTGGGTGTATCAGTACTTTAATGATCCGGACCGGGAGGCGCTGGATGCGAAGCTGAACGCGCGGGGGAAGGTGGAGCCTCATGAGGTGGCGTCGAAGACGCAGCTCTTCACGGAGCGCTACATGGTGGAGTGGCTCCTGCAGAACAGCCTGGGGCCCATCTGGTTTGAGGTCTGCGAGCGCAACGGGTGGGAGCCGGAGGTGAAGGCGCAGGGTGTGCTCGATGCGTTGGAGCCGCGGCGCGTGGAGTGGCGGGGGCGGCGAGAGCGTGGGGAGGTGGAGCTCGATGCGCTGATGCCGATTGAGGCGGGGATGGAGGATCGGTGGAAGTATTATGTGCCTCCCGCCGAAGATCGCGAGGGCGTGGCGAGTGGGGCGCCATCGAAGAGCATCAAGGCGCCGGACGCATTGCTAAGCCTGCGGGAGCTGAAACTTCTGGACCCGGCGTGTGGGTCGGGGCACTTCCTCGTCATCGCCTTTGACCTGCTCTTTGCGCTCTACCAGGAGGAGGCCCGTCACCGTGGCGAGTCGTGGAGCGATGCGCAGATCACCGCGTGGATTCTTGAGGATAACCTGCACGGCATCGACATCGACCCCCGGGCCGTCCAAATCGCCGCTGCCGCGCTCTACCTCAAAGGCCGACTCGCCGCGCCCACCTACCGCCCGGAGCGGCTGAACCTGGTGGCGCCGGACCTCACACTCGGCAACCTCCCCGACGACGACCCCGCCCTGGTGGAGCTGCGCCGCGCCGTGGAAGCCGAGACGGGCATCCCCGGCGCGTTGGTCGACACGATCGTGCATTCGCTCAAAGAGGCCCATCACTTAGGCACCCTCCTGAAGGTGGATGAGGAGATCGACGCCGCGCTGCGCAAATTGGAATCCCAACCCCAGGGCGACCTCTGGCAGGGCGGGGGACCGAGCCTGGAAGAGACCAGCGACGCTCGCCAGACCCTCGTCGACCTCCTCGAGAATTTTCTGGCGATGCACTCCCGTTCGGAAGATCTCGGATTGCGACTTCGCGGCGAGCAGTTGGCAAATGGGATTCGGTTTGTGCGGATGAATAGGGAAGGGCGGTACGATGTGGTGGTGGCGAATCCGCCTTATTTGGGGACGTCAAACGTGCGGAATAGGGCGTATATTGAGAGAACCTATCCGCGGGGGAAAGCGGATCTTTATGCGTGTTTTTTGGAGCGGGGGCTTCAGCTTGCGAAAAGGTGCGGCTTCTCGGCGATGGTTACTATGCGGGGGTGGATGTTCATCAAAACCTATGAAGATTTACGCAAAACGCTACTCACGGAGACAGACCTTTATAATATTGGGGATCTTGGCGTCGGCGGATTTGCTGAAATCGGTGGTCATGTCGTTCAAGCGACGATGACGGTCATTCGAGCAAATCTACCAACCAATGCGCGAAGTGTTGCGGTCAAGCTCACAGACGAAGATATATCATCGTCTAATCGCAGTTCTATCAAGAGCGCCGCACTACTCGCCCAGGTAGGACGTTACGAGTTTTTTGCCAAGGCGCTCGAAGGTATTGAGGGGCAGCCGTTGGTATATTGGTGGACAGACAATTTTCTTAATGAATATATAAAAACGCCAAAGTTTGCCGAACACGCTCCCGGGCGGCAGGGATCATCCACTGCGGACAACTCACGTTTTTTACGACGACCTTGGGAGCAAAATTCACGAATCACCGCGCAAGCAACACCTGTTAGTTCGCAAAGAAGAAGGGGCTTAATTAAAGAAGACTGGGTTCCTTATATAAAAGGTGCCGCAGGAAAGGCGTGGTTTGAACCACTTGATCATTTGTTGAATTGGAAACGTGCAGGTCTTGAGTTTAAGACGTATGCTTTGTCGGCTCTACGTAATGAAGACTTCTTTTTTAACGGAGGCGTGGCTTTTCCGCGAGTGGGCAGTTCTTTTCGTGCGCGAAAACACCGGTTCTATAGTGTTTTTGATAGTGAGGGAGCCAGCATTTTTCCCGAAAACTTAGAAATGGTCACTTGTCTATTAAACAGCGCACTGGCGCATCAGGTTATGACGTCGCTCAATCCGACAGTTCATTTCCAGATCGGTGATGTAAATCGCCTCCCTCTCTTCCCCATCGAATCTGCCGACGACATCTTCGCCCGCCTCGACGAAGCCTTCACCGAACATGAAGCCGCCCGCGAAACCTCCGTCGAATTTAAAAAGCCCGGCCCCTCCTGCTGGGAGTACGCGCAGGACTGGGCCCAACGCTCGGTGGACCGACCTGCCGGCGAGCCCCTGCCGGCGTGGGAACCCGTCTATGACGAAGCGCCGGCCGAAAACTGGATCTCCTGGGCCATCGGCGTCGCCCTGGGCCGCTTTGATGCCGCTGGCGAACAGGGCTGGCTGGATGAAGCGCCCGACGAGGCGTTGGAGTCGGGCATTCTTTACGTCAGCAACACCGACATCCCCGACAGCCTCAGCGAACCGGCCTGCACGCTGCTCCACGAGATGTGGCAGACCCACGGCGATAAAGTGGGCCGCAGCAAAGACGACCTGAGCAGTTGGTTGCGCGAGAAGTTTTTCAAAGATGTGCATCGGCAGATGTACGATAACGCGCCGATCTACTTCCCCCTCTCGTCGAGCTCTAAGAATTTTGTGGCCCACATCAGCATCCACCGCTGGGGCGCCAACACCCTACGCGCGCTGCTCGCCCAGCACCTGTTGCCCGAGCAACGCGCGCTGGAAACCCTACGCGACAACCTCCGCACCACCCTCGACACCGCCGACGGCCGCGACCGCTCCCAGGCCGACCGCCGCCTGGACGACACCCTCAAACTGCTCGACGAGCTCGGCGAATTCATCGACCTGGTCCGCCAATGCGCCGAGTTCGGCCCCCCACCCACCGACTCCAAATGCCCTGAACGTGAGGTCGACGCCCCCTACGACCCCGTGCTCGACGACGGCACCATGATCAACGCCTCCGCCCTCTGGCCCCTGCTCGACCCCCAGTGGAACTACCCCAAAAAGTGGTGGAAGCTCCTCGCCACCGAAAAGGGCTACCGCGGCAAACACTTCGACTGGTCCAAACTCGCCGCCCGCTACTTCCCCACCCGCGTCGACGCGAAGTGCCAGGAAGACCCCTCCCTGGCCGTCGCCCACGGCGTGTTCTGGAAGTACCACCCAGCCCGGGCGTACGAGTGGGAGCTCCGGTTGCAGGATGAGATTGGGCCGGAGTTTGAGATTGAGGAGGATGGGGCTGGGGAGGTGAGGGAGAGGTTTATGAGGGAGTGTCGGGAGGAGGTTGAGAGGATTCGGGAGGAGGAGTATGTTCGGAGGGAGCGGAATGTTGTAAATAGGGAGGAAGAAATGTCCGTCGACAAGTTGAGCTTACTATAA
- a CDS encoding four helix bundle protein, whose protein sequence is MQWFREDRQRPHHHLNAWRYGRDFALAVYKVTRHFPKEERYGLTSQLRRAAVSIPSNIAEGAARRTSNDFLRFLYNARGSLEEVDTQLEIASELDMLSPRDIELLRKTFDPLSRTLTGLIRSIQQKTDGRP, encoded by the coding sequence ATGCAATGGTTTCGCGAAGATCGGCAGAGGCCCCACCACCACTTAAATGCCTGGCGTTATGGACGTGACTTCGCGCTCGCGGTCTACAAAGTGACCCGCCATTTTCCGAAGGAAGAACGGTATGGACTCACATCGCAGCTACGACGTGCGGCCGTCTCCATCCCCAGCAATATTGCCGAGGGCGCGGCCCGCAGGACCAGCAATGACTTCCTACGCTTCCTCTACAACGCGCGGGGTTCTTTGGAAGAAGTCGATACCCAACTCGAAATCGCCAGCGAACTCGATATGCTCTCCCCACGCGACATCGAACTGCTCCGAAAGACCTTCGATCCCCTGAGCCGCACCCTCACAGGCCTCATCCGCTCTATCCAACAAAAAACCGACGGACGCCCCTAA